The following proteins are encoded in a genomic region of Oceaniferula marina:
- a CDS encoding xylose operon transcription regulator XylR — protein MINFIYNCVIIGEGERMQQAGFQKQVLLVMGKRYIDRVHRGVAEYAREKGWHLTNLFGYDAGLIRSRQCDGVIASLEPNDPLTEDVLSMRRPTVDLSIAREDSDLVHLTGDNRAMGRAAARHFMDRGFRNYVWFSEGNHTAAQLRREGYENELGKHGFACQSLVVTDRFSAEKPTWASLNQWLVENLREMPEPCAVYAYNDVQAADLLSVCAAGGIRVPDEVAVLGTDNHPLICPTAAIPLSSINHDLEALGRRAAEELDRMMTGVLVEARVIEVPHRGITIRQSSDVYAINDPHLVRALRFIQTHYSLNIGVRDVVAAVEISRRPLERRFQQHLQRSIHGQLNHLRLGSVCRLLRETSSSIAVIAAASGFSTPEYLHRVFLKHMQTTPRRYRLEHAEYHD, from the coding sequence TTGATTAATTTTATATACAATTGCGTCATTATTGGTGAGGGTGAGCGCATGCAGCAGGCTGGGTTTCAGAAGCAGGTGTTGTTGGTCATGGGGAAGCGTTATATTGACCGTGTGCACCGAGGGGTGGCGGAATACGCCCGCGAGAAGGGCTGGCATTTGACGAATCTATTTGGTTATGACGCCGGTTTGATCCGATCACGCCAGTGTGATGGAGTGATTGCATCCTTGGAACCAAATGATCCGTTGACCGAGGATGTGCTCAGTATGCGGAGGCCCACGGTGGACTTGTCGATTGCCCGGGAAGATTCGGATTTGGTTCATCTGACTGGCGACAATCGGGCGATGGGGCGGGCGGCCGCCCGACATTTTATGGATCGGGGGTTTCGGAACTATGTCTGGTTTTCAGAGGGAAATCATACTGCTGCGCAACTGCGGCGAGAGGGTTATGAGAACGAGTTGGGGAAACATGGATTTGCCTGCCAGTCTTTGGTGGTCACAGACCGCTTTTCGGCGGAAAAGCCTACTTGGGCTTCTCTCAACCAGTGGCTTGTGGAAAACTTGCGAGAGATGCCAGAACCTTGTGCTGTCTATGCCTACAATGATGTTCAGGCCGCGGATTTGTTGTCGGTTTGTGCCGCTGGCGGGATTCGGGTTCCAGATGAAGTGGCTGTGCTAGGGACGGATAACCACCCTTTGATTTGCCCTACGGCAGCCATCCCTTTGTCGAGCATCAACCACGACCTTGAGGCTTTGGGGAGAAGGGCGGCTGAAGAGTTGGACCGGATGATGACAGGCGTGTTGGTTGAGGCCAGAGTGATCGAGGTGCCTCACAGGGGGATCACGATCCGTCAAAGCTCGGATGTGTATGCAATCAATGACCCCCATTTGGTGCGGGCCTTGCGCTTTATTCAAACCCATTACTCATTGAACATTGGCGTTCGGGATGTGGTGGCCGCCGTGGAGATCTCCCGGCGGCCATTGGAGCGTCGATTTCAACAACACCTGCAACGATCCATTCATGGGCAATTGAATCACCTTCGGTTAGGTAGCGTTTGCCGTTTGTTGCGGGAGACAAGCTCTTCCATAGCCGTTATTGCCGCAGCCTCCGGGTTTTCCACGCCCGAGTATCTTCACCGTGTGTTTTTGAAGCATATGCAGACAACGCCCCGGCGCTATCGCCTGGAGCATGCCGAGTATCACGATTAG